The following are encoded together in the Apodemus sylvaticus chromosome 11, mApoSyl1.1, whole genome shotgun sequence genome:
- the LOC127695984 gene encoding uncharacterized protein LOC127695984 isoform X8, which yields MYSQCCGGRCMYSQCCGGRCMYSQCCGGRCIVLTVLWREVYVLTVLWREVYVLTVLWREVYCTYSAVEGGVCTHSAVEGGVLYSQCCGGRCMYSYAVEGGVCTHSAVEGGVCTYSAVEGGVCTHSAVEGGVLYSQCCGGRCMYSYAVEGGVCTHSAVEGGVCTHSVVEGGVCTHSAVEGGVCTHSAVEGGVCTHGAVEGGVCTHSAVEGGVCTHSAVEGGVLYSQCCGGRCIYSQCCGGRCMYSHAVEGGVCTHSAVEGGVCTHSAVEGGVCTHSAVEGGVCTHSAVEGGVCTHSAVEGGVLYSQCCGGRCMYSQCCGGRCMYSQCCGGRCMYSQCCGGMCTVLTVLWREVYVLTVLWREVYVLTVLWREVYVLTVLWREVYCTHMVSRKVYVLTCCGGRCMYSQCCGGRCIVLTVLWSEVYVLTVLWREVYVLTVLWREVYVITVLWREVYVLTVLWREVYVLTVLWREVYILRVLWREVYCTQSAVEGGVCTHSAVEGGVCTHSAVEGGVCTHSAVEGGVCTHSAVEGGVCTHSAVEGGICTHSAAERGVCTHSAVEGGVLYSQCCGGRCIVLRVLWKEVYCTQSAVEGDVCTQVAVEGGVCTHSAVEGGVCTHSAVEGGVCNHSAVEGGVCTHSAVEGGVCTHSAVEGGVLYSQCCGGRCMYLQCCGGRCIVLTVLWREVYVLTVLWREVYVFTVLWREVYCTHSAVE from the exons atgtactcacagtgctgtggagggaggtgtatgtactcacagtgctgtggagggaggtgtatgtactcacagtgctgtggagggaggtgtattgtacttacagtgctgtggagggag gtgtatgtactcacagtgctgtggagggaggtgtatgtactcacagtgctgtggagggaggtgtattgtacttacagtgctgtggagggaggtgtatgtactcacagtgctgtggagggaggtgtactgtactcacagtgctgtggagggaggtgtatgtactcatatgctgtggagggaggtgtatgtactcacagtgctgtggagggaggtgtatgtacttacagtgctgtggagggaggtgtatgtactcacagtgctgtggagggaggtgtactgtactcacagtgctgtggagggaggtgtatgtactcatatgctgtggagggaggtgtatgtactcacagtgctgtggagggaggtgtatgtactcacagtgttgtggagggaggtgtatgtactcacagtgctgtggagggaggtgtatgtactcacagtgctgtggagggaggtgtatgtactcacggtgctgtggagggaggtgtatgtactcacagtgctgtggagggaggtgtatgtactcacagtgctgtggagggaggtgtattgtactcacagtgctgtggagggaggtgtatatactcacagtgctgtggagggaggtgtatgtactcacatgctgtggagggaggtgtgtgtactcacagtgctgtggagggaggtgtatgtactcacagtgctgtggagggaggtgtatgcactcacagtgctgtggagggaggtgtatgtactcacagtgctgtggagggaggtgtatgtactcacagtgctgtggagggtggtgtattgtactcacagtgctgtggagggag gtgtatgtactcacagtgttgtggagggaggtgtatgtactcacagtgctgtggagggaggtgtatgtactcacagtgctgtggaggcatGTGTacggtactcacagtgctgtggagggaggtgtatgtactcacagtgctgtggagggaggtgtatgtactcacagtgctgtggagggaggtgtatgtactcacagtgctgtggagggaggtataCTGTACTCACATGGTGTCGAGgaag gtgtatgtactcacatgctgtggagggaggtgtatgtactcacagtgctgtggagggaggtgtattgtactcacagtgctgtggtcggaggtgtatgtactcacagtgctgtggagggaggtgtatgtactcacagtgctgtggagggaggtgtatgtaatcacagtgctgtggagggaggtgtatgtactcacagtgctgtggagggaggtatatgtactcacagtgctgtggagagaggtgtatatactcagagtgctgtggagggaggtgtattgtactcagagtgctgtcgagggaggtgtatgtactcacagtgctgtggagggaggtgtatgtactcacagtgctgtggagggaggtgtatgtactcacagtgctgtggagggaggtgtatgtactcacagtgctgtggagggaggtgtatgtactcacagtgctgtggagggaggtatatgtactcacagtgctgcagagagaggtgtatgtactcacagtgctgtggagggaggtgtattgtactcacagtgctgtggagggaggtgtattgtactcagagtgctgtggaaggaggtgtattgtactcagagtgctgtggagggagatgTATGTACTCAGgttgctgtggagggaggtgtatgtactcacagtgctgtggagggaggtgtatgtactcacagtgctgtggagggaggtgtatgtaatcacagtgctgtggagggtggtgtatgtactcacagtgctgtggagggaggtgtatgtactcac
- the LOC127695984 gene encoding uncharacterized protein LOC127695984 isoform X5, whose protein sequence is MYSQCYGGRCMYSQCCGGRCTVLTVLWSEEYVLTVLWREVYIITVLWREVYCTHSAVEGGVCTYSAVEGGVCTHSAVEGGVLYSHGVEGGVCTHMLWREVYVLTVLWREVYCTHMVSRKVYVLTCCGGRCMYSQCCGGRCIVLTVLWREVYVLTVLWREVYVITVLWREVYVLTVLWREVYVLTVLWREVYILRVLWREVYCTQSAVEGGVCTHSAVEGGVCTHSAVEGGVLYLQCCGGRCMYSQCCGGRCTVLTVLWREVYVLICCGGRCMYSQCCGGRCMYLQCCGGRCMYSQCCGGRCTVLTVLWREVYVLICCGGRCMYSQCCGGRCMYSQCCGGRCMYSQCCGGRCMYSQCCGGRCMYSRCCGGRCMYSQCCGGRCMYSQCCGGRCIVLTVLWREVYILTVLWREVYVLTCCGGRCVYSQCCGGRCMYSQCCGGRCMHSQCCGGRCMYSQCCGGRCMYSQCCGGWCIVLTVLWREVYVLTVLWREVYVLTVLWREVYVLTVLWRHVYGTHSAVEGGVCTHSAVEGGVCTHSAVEGGVCTHSAVEGGILYSHGVEEGVCTHMLWREVYVLTVLWREVYCTHSDVEGGVCTHMQWREVYVLTLLWREVYCTHSAVEGGVCTHMLWREVYGTHSAVEGGVCTHMVWREVYVLTVLWREVYCTHMVSRKVYVLTCCGGRCMYSQCCGGRCIVLTVLWSEVYVLTVLWREVYVLTVLWREVYVITVLWREVYVLTVLWREVYVLTVLWREVYILRVLWREVYCTQSAVEGGVCTHSAVEGGVCTHSAVEGGVCTHSAVEGGVCTHSAVEGGVCTHSAVEGGICTHSAAERGVCTHSAVEGGVLYSQCCGGRCIVLRVLWKEVYCTQSAVEGDVCTQVAVEGGVCTHSAVEGGVCTHSAVEGGVCNHSAVEGGVCTHSAVEGGVCTHSAVEGGVLYSQCCGGRCMYLQCCGGRCIVLTVLWREVYVLTVLWREVYVFTVLWREVYCTHSAVE, encoded by the exons atgtactcacagtgctatggagggaggtgtatgtattcacagtgctgtggagggaggtgtactgtactcacagtgctgtggagtgaggaatatgtactcacagtgctgtggagggaggtgtatataatcacagtgctgtggagggaggtgtattgtactcacagtgctgtggagggaggtgtatgtacttacagtgctgtggagggaggtgtatgtactcacagtgctgtggagggaggtgtactgtactcacatggtgtggagggaggtgtatgtactcacatgctgtggagggag gtgtatgtactcacagtgctgtggagggaggtgtactgtACTCACATGGTGTCGAGgaaggtgtatgtactcacatgctgtggagggaggtgtatgtactcacagtgctgtggagggaggtgtattgtactcacagtgctgtggagggaggtgtatgtactcacagtgctgtggagggaggtgtatgtaatcacagtgctgtggagggaggtgtatgtactcacagtgctgtggagggaggtatatgtactcacagtgctgtggagagaggtgtatatactcagagtgctgtggagggag gtgtattgtactcagagtgctgtggagggaggtgtatgtactcacagtgctgtggagggaggtgtatgtactcacagtgctgtggagggaggtgtattgtacttacagtgctgtggagggaggtgtatgtactcacagtgctgtggagggaggtgtactgtactcacagtgctgtggagggaggtgtatgtactcatatgctgtggagggaggtgtatgtactcacagtgctgtggagggaggtgtatgtacttacagtgctgtggagggaggtgtatgtactcacagtgctgtggagggaggtgtactgtactcacagtgctgtggagggaggtgtatgtactcatatgctgtggagggaggtgtatgtactcacagtgctgtggagggaggtgtatgtactcacagtgttgtggagggaggtgtatgtactcacagtgctgtggagggaggtgtatgtactcacagtgctgtggagggaggtgtatgtactcacggtgctgtggagggaggtgtatgtactcacagtgctgtggagggaggtgtatgtactcacagtgctgtggagggaggtgtattgtactcacagtgctgtggagggaggtgtatatactcacagtgctgtggagggaggtgtatgtactcacatgctgtggagggaggtgtgtgtactcacagtgctgtggagggaggtgtatgtactcacagtgctgtggagggaggtgtatgcactcacagtgctgtggagggaggtgtatgtactcacagtgctgtggagggaggtgtatgtactcacagtgctgtggagggtggtgtattgtactcacagtgctgtggagggag gtgtatgtactcacagtgttgtggagggaggtgtatgtactcacagtgctgtggagggaggtgtatgtactcacagtgctgtggaggcatGTGTacggtactcacagtgctgtggagggaggtgtatgtactcacagtgctgtggagggaggtgtatgtactcacagtgctgtggagggaggtgtatgtactcacagtgctgtggagggaggtataCTGTACTCACATGGTGTCGAGgaag gtgtatgtactcacatgctgtggagggaggtgtatgtactcacagtgctgtggagggaggtgtattgtactcacagtgatgtggagggaggtgtatgtactcacatgcagtggagggaggtgtatgtactcacactgctgtggagggaggtgtattgtactcacagtgctgtggagggaggtgtatgtactcacatgctgtggagggaggtgtacggtactcacagtgctgtggagggaggtgtatgtactcacatggtgtggagggaggtgtatgtactcacagtgctgtggagggaggtgtactgtACTCACATGGTGTCGAGgaaggtgtatgtactcacatgctgtggagggaggtgtatgtactcacagtgctgtggagggaggtgtattgtactcacagtgctgtggtcggaggtgtatgtactcacagtgctgtggagggaggtgtatgtactcacagtgctgtggagggaggtgtatgtaatcacagtgctgtggagggaggtgtatgtactcacagtgctgtggagggaggtatatgtactcacagtgctgtggagagaggtgtatatactcagagtgctgtggagggaggtgtattgtactcagagtgctgtcgagggaggtgtatgtactcacagtgctgtggagggaggtgtatgtactcacagtgctgtggagggaggtgtatgtactcacagtgctgtggagggaggtgtatgtactcacagtgctgtggagggaggtgtatgtactcacagtgctgtggagggaggtatatgtactcacagtgctgcagagagaggtgtatgtactcacagtgctgtggagggaggtgtattgtactcacagtgctgtggagggaggtgtattgtactcagagtgctgtggaaggaggtgtattgtactcagagtgctgtggagggagatgTATGTACTCAGgttgctgtggagggaggtgtatgtactcacagtgctgtggagggaggtgtatgtactcacagtgctgtggagggaggtgtatgtaatcacagtgctgtggagggtggtgtatgtactcacagtgctgtggagggaggtgtatgtactcac
- the LOC127695984 gene encoding uncharacterized protein LOC127695984 isoform X4: MYSQCCGGRCMYSECCGGRCIVLTVLWREVYVLTVLCRNVYCTHSAVEGGVCTHSAMEGGVCIHSAVEGGVLYSQCCGVRNMYSQCCGGRCIVLTVLWREVYVLTVLWREVYVLTVLWREVYCTHMVWREVYVLTCCGGRCMYSQCCGGRCTVLTWCRGRCMYSHAVEGGVCTHSAVEGGVLYSQCCGRRCMYSQCCVGRCMYSQCCGGRCIYSQCCGGRCMYSQCCGGRCMYSQCCGGRCMYSQCCGGRCMYSRCCGGRCMYSQCCGGRCMYSQCCGGRCIVLTVLWREVYILTVLWREVYVLTCCGGRCVYSQCCGGRCMYSQCCGGRCMHSQCCGGRCMYSQCCGGRCMYSQCCGGWCIVLTVLWREVYVLTVLWREVYVLTVLWREVYVLTVLWRHVYGTHSAVEGGVCTHSAVEGGVCTHSAVEGGVCTHSAVEGGILYSHGVEEGVCTHMLWREVYVLTVLWREVYCTHSDVEGGVCTHMQWREVYVLTLLWREVYCTHSAVEGGVCTHMLWREVYGTHSAVEGGVCTHMVWREVYVLTVLWREVYCTHMVSRKVYVLTCCGGRCMYSQCCGGRCIVLTVLWSEVYVLTVLWREVYVLTVLWREVYVITVLWREVYVLTVLWREVYVLTVLWREVYILRVLWREVYCTQSAVEGGVCTHSAVEGGVCTHSAVEGGVCTHSAVEGGVCTHSAVEGGVCTHSAVEGGICTHSAAERGVCTHSAVEGGVLYSQCCGGRCIVLRVLWKEVYCTQSAVEGDVCTQVAVEGGVCTHSAVEGGVCTHSAVEGGVCNHSAVEGGVCTHSAVEGGVCTHSAVEGGVLYSQCCGGRCMYLQCCGGRCIVLTVLWREVYVLTVLWREVYVFTVLWREVYCTHSAVE; this comes from the exons atgtactcacagtgctgtggagggaggtgtatgtactcagagtgctgtggagggaggtgtattgtcctcacagtgctgtggagggaggtgtatgtacttacAGTGCTGTGCAGGAacgtgtattgtactcacagtgctgtggagggaggtgtatgtactcacagtgctatggagggaggtgtatgtattcacagtgctgtggagggaggtgtactgtactcacagtgctgtggagtgaggaatatgtactcacagtgctgtggagggaggtgtattgtactcacagtgctgtggagggaggtgtatgtacttacagtgctgtggagggaggtgtatgtactcacagtgctgtggagggaggtgtactgtactcacatggtgtggagggaggtgtatgtactcacatgctgtggagggaggtgtatgtactcacagtgctgtggagggaggtgtactgtACTCACATGGTGTCGAGgaaggtgtatgtactcacatgctgtggagggaggtgtatgtactcacagtgctgtggagggaggtgtattgtactcacagtgctgtggtcggaggtgtatgtactcacagtgctgtgtagggaggtgtatgtactcacagtgctgtggagggaggtgtatatactcacagtgctgtggagggag gtgtatgtactcacagtgttgtggagggaggtgtatgtactcacagtgctgtggagggaggtgtatgtactcacagtgctgtggagggaggtgtatgtactcacggtgctgtggagggaggtgtatgtactcacagtgctgtggagggaggtgtatgtactcacagtgctgtggagggaggtgtattgtactcacagtgctgtggagggaggtgtatatactcacagtgctgtggagggaggtgtatgtactcacatgctgtggagggaggtgtgtgtactcacagtgctgtggagggaggtgtatgtactcacagtgctgtggagggaggtgtatgcactcacagtgctgtggagggaggtgtatgtactcacagtgctgtggagggaggtgtatgtactcacagtgctgtggagggtggtgtattgtactcacagtgctgtggagggag gtgtatgtactcacagtgttgtggagggaggtgtatgtactcacagtgctgtggagggaggtgtatgtactcacagtgctgtggaggcatGTGTacggtactcacagtgctgtggagggaggtgtatgtactcacagtgctgtggagggaggtgtatgtactcacagtgctgtggagggaggtgtatgtactcacagtgctgtggagggaggtataCTGTACTCACATGGTGTCGAGgaag gtgtatgtactcacatgctgtggagggaggtgtatgtactcacagtgctgtggagggaggtgtattgtactcacagtgatgtggagggaggtgtatgtactcacatgcagtggagggaggtgtatgtactcacactgctgtggagggaggtgtattgtactcacagtgctgtggagggaggtgtatgtactcacatgctgtggagggaggtgtacggtactcacagtgctgtggagggaggtgtatgtactcacatggtgtggagggaggtgtatgtactcacagtgctgtggagggaggtgtactgtACTCACATGGTGTCGAGgaaggtgtatgtactcacatgctgtggagggaggtgtatgtactcacagtgctgtggagggaggtgtattgtactcacagtgctgtggtcggaggtgtatgtactcacagtgctgtggagggaggtgtatgtactcacagtgctgtggagggaggtgtatgtaatcacagtgctgtggagggaggtgtatgtactcacagtgctgtggagggaggtatatgtactcacagtgctgtggagagaggtgtatatactcagagtgctgtggagggaggtgtattgtactcagagtgctgtcgagggaggtgtatgtactcacagtgctgtggagggaggtgtatgtactcacagtgctgtggagggaggtgtatgtactcacagtgctgtggagggaggtgtatgtactcacagtgctgtggagggaggtgtatgtactcacagtgctgtggagggaggtatatgtactcacagtgctgcagagagaggtgtatgtactcacagtgctgtggagggaggtgtattgtactcacagtgctgtggagggaggtgtattgtactcagagtgctgtggaaggaggtgtattgtactcagagtgctgtggagggagatgTATGTACTCAGgttgctgtggagggaggtgtatgtactcacagtgctgtggagggaggtgtatgtactcacagtgctgtggagggaggtgtatgtaatcacagtgctgtggagggtggtgtatgtactcacagtgctgtggagggaggtgtatgtactcac
- the LOC127695984 gene encoding uncharacterized protein LOC127695984 isoform X3: MYSQCCGGRCIVLTVLWREVYVLTVLWREVYVLTVLWREVYVFTVLWREVYCTHSAVEGGVCTHSAVEGGVCTHSAMEGGVCTHIAWREVYGTHSAVEGGVCTHMVWREVYVLTCCGGRYTVLTVLWRKVYVLTWCGGRCMYSHGVEGGVCTHMLWREVYVLTVLWREVYCTHSAVEGGVCTHMQWREVYVLTLLWREVYCTHSAVEGGESTHSAVEGGVCTHSAVEGGVCTHSAVEGGVCTHSAVEVGVCTQCAVEGGVLYTQCCRGRCMYSQCCGGRCMYSHGVDGGVYTHSAVEGGVCTHSVVEGGVCTHSAVEGGVCTHSAVEARVRYAQCCGGRCMYSHAVEGGVRYSQCCGGRCMYSHGVEGGVCTHSAVEGGVLYSHGVEEGVCTHMLWREVYVLTVLWREVYCTHSAVEGGVCTHSAVEGGVCNHSAVEGGVCTHSAVEGGICTHSAVERGVYTQSAVEGGVLYSECCGGRCMYSQCCGGRCMYSQCCGGRCIVLTVLWREVYVLTVLWREVYCTHSAVEGGVCTHMLWREVYVLTVLWREVYVLTVLWREVYVLTVLWREVYVLTVLWRHVYGTHSAVEGGVCTHSAVEGGVCTHSAVEGGVCTHSAVEGGILYSHGVEEGVCTHMLWREVYVLTVLWREVYCTHSDVEGGVCTHMQWREVYVLTLLWREVYCTHSAVEGGVCTHMLWREVYGTHSAVEGGVCTHMVWREVYVLTVLWREVYCTHMVSRKVYVLTCCGGRCMYSQCCGGRCIVLTVLWSEVYVLTVLWREVYVLTVLWREVYVITVLWREVYVLTVLWREVYVLTVLWREVYILRVLWREVYCTQSAVEGGVCTHSAVEGGVCTHSAVEGGVCTHSAVEGGVCTHSAVEGGVCTHSAVEGGICTHSAAERGVCTHSAVEGGVLYSQCCGGRCIVLRVLWKEVYCTQSAVEGDVCTQVAVEGGVCTHSAVEGGVCTHSAVEGGVCNHSAVEGGVCTHSAVEGGVCTHSAVEGGVLYSQCCGGRCMYLQCCGGRCIVLTVLWREVYVLTVLWREVYVFTVLWREVYCTHSAVE, translated from the exons atgtactcacagtgctgtggagggaggtgtattgtactcacagtgctgtggagggaggtgtatgtactcacagtgctgtggagggaggtgtatgtactcacagtgctgtggagggaggtgtatgtattcacagtgctgtggagggaggtgtactgtactcacagtgctgtggagggaggtgtatgtactcacagtgctgtggagggaggtgtatgtactcacagtgctatggagggaggtgtatgtactcacatagcGTGGAGGGAGGTATAtggtactcacagtgctgtggagggaggtgtatgtactcacatggtgtggagggaagtgtatgtactcacatgctgtggagggaggtatacggtactcacagtgctgtggagaaaggtgtatgtactcacatggtgtggagggaggtgtatgtactcacatggtgtggagggaggtgtatgtactcacatgctgtggagggaggtgtatgtactcacagtgctgtggagggaggtgtattgtactcacagtgctgtggagggaggtgtatgtactcacatgcagtggagggaggtgtatgtactcacactgctgtggagggaggtgtattgtactcacagtgctgtggagggaggtgaaagtactcacagtgctgtggagggaggtgtatgtactcacagtgctgtggagggaggtgtatgtactcacagtgctgtggagggaggtgtatgtactcacagtgctgtggaggtaGGTGTATGTACTCAGTGTGCTGTGGAAGGAGGTGTATTGTACACACAGTGCTGtagagggaggtgtatgtactcacagtgctgtggagggaggtgtatgtactcacatggtgtggaCGGAGGTGTAtatactcacagtgctgtggagggaggtgtatgtactcacagtgttgtggagggaggtgtatgtactcacagtgctgtggagggaggtgtatgtactcacagtgctgtggaggcacGTGTACGGTAcgcacagtgctgtggagggaggtgtatgtactcacatgctgtggagggaggtgtacggtactcacagtgctgtggagggaggtgtatgtactcacatggtgtggagggaggtgtatgtactcacagtgctgtggagggaggtgtactgtACTCACATGGTGTCGAGgaaggtgtatgtactcacatgctgtggagggaggtgtatgtactcacagtgctgtggagggaggtgtattgtactcacagtgctgtggagggaggtgtatgtactcacagtgctgtggagggaggtgtatgtaatcacagtgctgtggagggaggtgtatgtactcacagtgctgtggagggaggtatatgtactcacagtgctgtggagagaggtgtatatactcagagtgctgtggagggag gtgtattgtactcagagtgctgtggagggaggtgtatgtactcacagtgctgtggagggaggtgtatgtactcacagtgctgtggagggaggtgtattgtacttacagtgctgtggagggaggtgtatgtactcacagtgctgtggagggaggtgtactgtactcacagtgctgtggagggaggtgtatgtactcatatgctgtggagggaggtgtatgtactcacagtgctgtggagggag gtgtatgtactcacagtgttgtggagggaggtgtatgtactcacagtgctgtggagggaggtgtatgtactcacagtgctgtggaggcatGTGTacggtactcacagtgctgtggagggaggtgtatgtactcacagtgctgtggagggaggtgtatgtactcacagtgctgtggagggaggtgtatgtactcacagtgctgtggagggaggtataCTGTACTCACATGGTGTCGAGgaag gtgtatgtactcacatgctgtggagggaggtgtatgtactcacagtgctgtggagggaggtgtattgtactcacagtgatgtggagggaggtgtatgtactcacatgcagtggagggaggtgtatgtactcacactgctgtggagggaggtgtattgtactcacagtgctgtggagggaggtgtatgtactcacatgctgtggagggaggtgtacggtactcacagtgctgtggagggaggtgtatgtactcacatggtgtggagggaggtgtatgtactcacagtgctgtggagggaggtgtactgtACTCACATGGTGTCGAGgaaggtgtatgtactcacatgctgtggagggaggtgtatgtactcacagtgctgtggagggaggtgtattgtactcacagtgctgtggtcggaggtgtatgtactcacagtgctgtggagggaggtgtatgtactcacagtgctgtggagggaggtgtatgtaatcacagtgctgtggagggaggtgtatgtactcacagtgctgtggagggaggtatatgtactcacagtgctgtggagagaggtgtatatactcagagtgctgtggagggaggtgtattgtactcagagtgctgtcgagggaggtgtatgtactcacagtgctgtggagggaggtgtatgtactcacagtgctgtggagggaggtgtatgtactcacagtgctgtggagggaggtgtatgtactcacagtgctgtggagggaggtgtatgtactcacagtgctgtggagggaggtatatgtactcacagtgctgcagagagaggtgtatgtactcacagtgctgtggagggaggtgtattgtactcacagtgctgtggagggaggtgtattgtactcagagtgctgtggaaggaggtgtattgtactcagagtgctgtggagggagatgTATGTACTCAGgttgctgtggagggaggtgtatgtactcacagtgctgtggagggaggtgtatgtactcacagtgctgtggagggaggtgtatgtaatcacagtgctgtggagggtggtgtatgtactcacagtgctgtggagggaggtgtatgtactcac